In Malassezia vespertilionis chromosome 4, complete sequence, the DNA window CGGGATGCGCATTCCGGAAATcatgcgcgagctcgagccagtcggcgcgctgcctGCAATGAGCCACGCACGCCACGCACCTCCTATCTATGTTTGTCCTGTCAATCAGCACATTCTTTCCGTGGGATAGCGCTTCCATCGCACGGTCATACACCATCCTCCGTCGTTTCAGCTCGTCCTGATTGCACCGCACCCAttcatgcggcgccgcatcttCCACGGCGTGTGCGACTGCAATCAGCCGAGCATTGCGTACGTACACGTCGATTTCCCGCTCCCTATCAGCTATCGTCAGCCGTGTACGCAACGTacgccgcacagcacaaccagctgcagcgccatggtAGTGGGCAATCGGGCGCGTGTGAATCGGCACGTGGGTATCTACGCTAGCTACAGCTGTCCTTTGATCTGCGGTCAGTAGCGCGCTGGTACGCACATCGACTTTGCGGTGCcgctcggcagcgtgcgcaagcgcatccatcgcgcgctttgtaTCCCATTGGCCCTGCTCGGTgtacagcgccgcatcttgCGCTACGAGaaaatcgcgcgcatcgctttCGGCGTCAAAtcgcagctcctcgacgagAAAGGATATCGGGCACGCGGGCCGCACACTgcacgcaagcacgccaagtgcatgcacgcgctcgcgatCGACAAAGTGGCGCATAATCTCTGCATTCATATTCGGCGCGTCTTTGTACAGCGCAAACAGTCGGTGAAAGTTGCCCTGAcgcatcgatgcacgcacggccaGCGTATGCGCGACGGCTGGATCTGCTTTCGCAGTCGGATCAAGCTCGCTCATGAGTGCATTCACGTCGCGCTGGTTACGTGTGTGCAAGAGATAGAGGATCCGGTACGCTAGAAactcgagccgcgcgccgggcaGTCCGTACGCGTACaggctgcgcagctgcgaTTGGCACTGGTTGTACTCGCCCaggtcgccgcgcgcaagtgcaatCCGCGCGTGTGTTTCGTAAACTTCGACCGTAAACCCGTTCTTGATGCGCTGTACGGTGAGATCCTGCCGCATGCTCTTGAACTGGTCGCAGATGTATGCATAATTTCCTTCGTTAGCCCATTTCTGccgcagaagcgcaagtGTGCGGCGTAAGGTTGCAAGCGGCCGCACCATCTTGGGATTCGGCGCTGAAGTCAAACGCAGGTAGGGCTTCTCCAGCTTCTGCGAAGTGCCGACCACCGTGTACTCGTCCCAGTCAATCACGTTGGGGTCCGGCGGTGGCGTCGCCGGCGGTGTGAGCGACTGGATgacgccaaagcgcgcagcTAGAGACGTCGATGCAACAGCGGTGTGCATATCCTCGGCCTGTTCGCGCTCAAACGCGGCCTGCTCCTCTtcaaagcggcgcaaccGCTTTTCGCGCCGTCCTTGCTCCTCCGGCGCATgcttcttgccgcgcttggtaGTGGGCGTTGCCAGGGGTTGCTGCGCTGGCGGTGGCGTTGTCTCGGAACGCTGCACGCTCTGCGCGTGGCTCTTCCCTGCAAGCTTCACGTACGGTTTCGGCGGTGGGCCGGGCGCAGGGCCGggcatgcgctgcggcattgcgcgctgtgccgcctGTGCATACCCCATTGGCCCTCTACGTGCATTCTTGGGTTCAAGACTGGAGTCAGAGCGCGCGTCGACATACCTTGCAAGCTGCACGCGTTGCCAATCTTTTGTATGCAACGTCCCTTGCTGTACGGCGTGAAAAATGAGGGACTTGAGCTCCGCGCTTACATGCTGCCGATTAGCATCCGTGCATGCGGCAAATGTCTTGCTGGCGAAATCACTATCGGTCAGCACACACATACACATACCGCAGCGATTGCGGCCAGTCGCCGCCCGCCGGCATCGTCGTCAGCGTGGAGGAACGCCGCACATGGCACGTGGAGCCACGTGAGCTAgggtgcagcgccgccctCGCTGCTTTTTGCAAGCCatgtcgctgcgcgaatTTGTGATCAAGGTGCCGTGCACCTCGTCGAATATCGGCCCTGGCTTTGACGTGCTGGGTCTCTCGCTCTCGCTCTACCTGAAGCTGCACGTCTCGGTAGATCCAAGCAAGACCGGGCAGCGCGAGCCAGTGCTTTCCTATgcaggccaaggcgcaaaagaagcgccGCTGAATCCATACCAAAATCTGATCACCCGTGTCGCGCTGTACGTCCTGCGTGTGAACAAGATCGCACAGTTTCCTGCGGGAGTTACGATCCATGTGGATAACGATATCCCCTTTGGCCGCGGTCTTGGCAGCTCAGGTGCCGCGGTCGTCGCTGGCATCTTTCTCGGCAACGCGCTCGGCCAACTCGACATTCCCCGTGCACGCCTGCTTGACTATGCACTCATGATCGAGCGCCATCCTGATAATGTGACGGCCGCCCTGGTTGGTGGATTTGTCGGCTCCTACCTCCGCGAGTTGAGTCCCAAAGATACAGCAACGACACAGGTGCCGCTCAGCGAAGTGCTCCCGGAATACCCACACAACGCGTCCGCAAGCTGGGGGACCGAGCCGCCTGTTCCACCTTTTGGCATCGGCCATTTTATTCGTTATGGCTGGGCGCCAGAGATCAAGGTGATTGCCATTGTACCGCACTTTGAAGTGCTCACCGcagaggcgcgcagcgtcttgccaAAGCAATACGCGAGCCAAGACGTGGTGTTCAATCTCCAACGCCTCTCCGTACTCACCGCCGCTCtcgcacgctcgccgccAGACGCGAATCTGATTTATCAGGCGATGCAAGACAAGATTCACCAGCCGTACCGCAAGCATTTGATCCCGGGCCTCGCGCGTATATTGGCGTCGGTTATGCCCACGTCTCATCCGGGGCTCCTGGGCATCTGCCTGTCGGGCGCAGGGCCCACAATCCTTGCACTCGCCACGCAGGACATGGAACAGATCGCGGATACGATCTGCGCCGAGTTTGCCAAGGAGGATATCACTTGCGACGTCAAATTCCTCGACGTGACGCAGGACGGCGCGACGGTCGAGGAATAGCTTTAGCACTATAGTGACGGCAGTGGCTCATAGCCTTGTTTCTTCGCCACTGCAGTTAAATAATGCTTTACTATACTACATCTCTAGTGGGATGGTGCGCGTCAACGCGTCCATATACGCCGACGCTGTCCGGCATAGCGCATCCTTCTCCAGCTGCATCTTGGCATAATGCGCCTCGTGCTCCTGGAGCACCGAttccagctcgcgctccacaTCTGCACTCTCGCCATTCCGTAGCTCTGCGAGCGCATGGCGCTCCCTCCGATTCCGCGATAcctcgccaaggcgcgcagtAAGATCGTCCATACGCGCCTgactcgccgcgcgctgctcctccagcgtcttgcgcgcacgctctAAGCGCGTATTCGCAAGCTGGACCTGATTCTCTACGtgctccatgcgccgctgcagtGTAGACTGCTCCTcttcgtgcagcgcaatcGTCGCCTTGGCCTCGTCCAGTGCATGGGCTTctctcgacgcgcgctccagctctgCGGCAACTTGCTCCATCGCCACGATGCATGCGCTCAGGTCCGACTCAAGCTGGACAAGTACGTCCATCTTGCCACGCAGCTCCtttgctttgcgctcgtgctccACAAGGGATGCGCGATCGCTGTGCATTTGGCCGTGAAGCTCGGtgagctgcttgcggagcTCGGTGGGGTGCGAGACGagccgtgcgtgcagctTGTTCAGCTCCGCAGCAAGCAGTTGTAGCTGGTATTGCACATCCGTCTGCTTCTGTACGGCTTCGGCCTTCTCGACCTTGAGAGTGTCGACCtcggcgagcagcttgccttGCTCTTTTTTGAGCTCCAATAGTTTGTCAGAGTGCGCCAAATTCTCCTGCCGGAGCTGCTTCACGTGTGGCTCTTGTTGTTTCCGTGTCGCAATTGTCGTTGTGATGGCAAGCCGCGCTTCCTCGACACCGTCCTCGAGGGCGATCCGCTTGTTTTCTAGCTCCTCGGTCGCGAGAACCAACTCGTCAAATTCCGCGAGGCGGTCGGCGCGGAAGCGGAAAAAATTGACCAGGGCAGACATGTGCCGCTTAAATCGCTTGGGCTGTGGACGCGTCAAGTCTTGCAGGTGAAAATCGTGCACGGTAGCGGCCTCCATCATCGCGCGTCTTTGGTGAGCTGGCAGCATACGTACACTTCACGGAAAAAGAGGAGCCATGTGACACTGTCGCTGAATATTTCCTGGTGTCAGCTTCGAGCGGCGTACCTTGTATTCCATATCCGCCACgactgcgtcgcgctgcgcatcgagcgaTTCCGGCAGCGTCCCAGCGAGCGTATCGAGGAACGCCGTGTACACTTTCTGCGCCATGCTGCTCTGCGGCTTGACTACATCTTCCGCTGCCACATGCAACCCTATCTCATTCAGCACTGAAAGCAGCTCCTCCGTGCTCACGGCCGGAAAGGATGTATAGTTCTGATCTGGCGGATGCGCATTCATCGTATGGACAACAAAACaggacgcgcgcgcgtcgtcaTTTGTCACGTGATCGTATGGACGTGCTATGCGTGAGCAATGGACTGGAACTCGCCAGTGGCGATCTGTTCCTGCGCGCGTTAGTACGGCGTGAAAAGCGTACCTTGACGATATCGAGGCCACCGATAAGCTCGCCATTCACAATGATCTGCGGGAACGTCGGCCAGTCGTTTATCTGCTTCAGTTTCTGTCGCACGTTCTCGTCAGAAAGAATATCGTAGTAGTCAAAGTCGACTTtctgctcgcgcaagagcgcaaCCGTCTTTTGGCTGAAACCGCAACGAGGCATATCAGGACGGCCTTTTATGAATAGCATTACTTTTGACCGTGTCATCAGCTCGCGGCACCGCCGTTCCGTATCTTGCGGCGACTCTGCATCGACCTTCATGGCGGGCGGTagcgcatgcagcagctcgtccgTCCCATCCAGCGGCTCGTTCATCAAGgggccgcgctgcatggctTCGTAATTCGCAGGCGCAGCCTGTGGTGCAACATTCGAGTGCGAGACGCCGCCAAATGCACGCTgtggcggcgccgcagcatgtACCGCCAACGACTCCGATAAGGCGGCAACGTTGGCGCCGGAAATTTTCGAAAGCAAAGTGTGGCCACGCAAGATAATGATTGTCGGGACGGCCTCGACATCGAATGATTCAGACACATCCGGCTGCtcctcggcctcgacgtTCATAAACATGATTTGGGGGTAGCGCTTTGCAAATTCGGTAATCGCATTGTTCATCTGCTCGCACGGCTGGGCCCACGGCGCCCAGAAATTAAGCAGCGTAATGCGGTTTAGGTCCTGCTGCATCAGCTGCGTGAAGGTTTCCGGCGATGTGATCGCCACCAGATTCTCAGGCATGATCGGCACGCCGGTTGTCAGCGCAATCGCAGCGGTGGCAAGAAAGTGGGATGCGAAGCACGCTTGTGTGTGATTATATCCCAGtcgcgccagcgctgctgcataTATCCTAGTTTGATACTATGGGCTAACATGTCCCCTGAGACGGAAtgaccgcgccgcgccttgcactGGGTGCTTGCGGAGCGGTGTCTGCGCAGGACGGATTGTTCTCCCCGTCATGGAAAATTGATGGCAACCATGGAGCTCGAAAGCGGCTGGCAACAGAGTGTTAGACGGGGCTGAAAATCGATATAGTCGTGGTACATAGCTGACGGTGAAGAATGTACCTGCGACACTGACTTAAACGCAACTGTTTGCATGCATGGCTTATATTTTGCATGGCTTGTACGTGCAATGATACTTGCATGGCTTGTACGTGCAGTGATACTTGCATGGCTTGTACGTGCAATGGTACTTGCATGGCTAGTCCGTGCAATGGTACTTGCATGGCTAGTACTCGCATGGCAGTACTCATCCACGTGCACTTCCACTCTCACACGCGCCCCCCTCCGTCGCTCACATGCAAACGCTCTCAACTTGATTCAATGCTACGTCCTGGGCGAAGAAAAaccgcgcgcgattttgCGGCCAATTGCACACGTGGCCTGCGCGACTCCACTTGGCAACGCACGACGCTACTTGGAAATCGCCAGTGCCACTGCGTGTGGACACGGCGAAGTCTATGCGTGATTTGCATACGCCATATCTGAGCATATCAGGCCCTCCTAAAAACCTACGCAATCCATTCATAGATAGGTTCAagcgtgcacgcacgggAACACCCGAGACGGACTGCTCAAGCAACGACACCGACTCACTGGAACCGCAACTCTACGACAGTATCGACGAGACCATGCCCCATAAACCAACCGAACTAGCGCGAGACGAGGCCGTTGAGTCGCTTATGAACGATGCAACCCTTGACCTCGGTAGCAAACGCACCGACCCCATCGTCGCTGAAAtcgaagcgcagcggcacacagcgccgcgctcgcgcgagACGTGGTTCATACTCCCGCGTGCATGGTACACGCTGTTCCGCACAGATCCCatgcatgcaccgccgctcGACCTTGCGCcactgcgcgacgagcatAGCAACCAGATACGCccaggcgcgcgcgaaggGATCGACTACGAGCTTGTCCCAAAGCCCGCCTGGGATACGCTTGTCGCACGCTACGGCTTGTGCAGCACCCCGATTGCCTGCAGTGTAGTCCCaggcgtgcatgcacacCAAGCACCGCGTATCGAGCTCTATCCCCCTCACATCACGCTCGTGCgtttcggcgcggcgaatGCCCCAAGCGGAAACAGCTCCCTACGCGTCTCTGCCGCCATCACACTTGCCCAGCTCAAGGCaaaggtgcgtgcgcagctggcgtTACACGTGCCAGATGCGGACATGCGGTTCGTGCGTCTCCCTGAGCCTCTTcgggcgcgtgcagcgctccagcgcaatTTTCTCAGgcctgcgcagctgcacgacgccgaTCCCCCGGTAGAAATTGTCGAGGGCGCCGATACTGCaacgcttgcagcgctgcagctaGACGCGCCGAGTATGCTCCTCGCAGTCGATGTGCGTGCTAACGGCACTTGGCAATggaacggcgcgccgcgcgaagcgccAAGGCATAtgacgcgctcgcacacgtcggctgctttgcgcggccTGCGCGGCTTGGCTAATCTCGGTAATACATGCTTTATGAACAGTGCGCTTCAGTGCCTGAGCAACACGCCGGAACTGCAAGAGTTCTTTGCCAAGGACGTGCACTGGGAGGAGCTCAACGCGGAAAACCCCCTCGGgatgggcggcgcgattgCCGCTGCATTCGGGCGCCTCATGCAGCAACTCTGGGCGGGCAACAACACCGCCGTCGTTCCCCGCGAGTTTAAAatggcgcttgcgcggtttgcgccgcagttTACCGGCTACGCACAGCAGGACAGCCAAGAGCTGCTCGCGTTTCTCCTCGACGGTCTGCACGAGGACTTGAATAGGATCTTGAAGAAACCGTATATCGAAGCGCCAGACTGGCACGGCGGCACCGAGGCCGACATGGTCCActttgcgcggcagcaGTGGGATATCTacaaggcgcgcaacgaCTCTGTGATTGTGGACCTCTTCCAGGGCCAGTACCGCAGCACGCTTGTTTGCCCCGTGTGCAACAAGGTCTCGATCAAGTTTGACCCCTTTATGTACCTCACACTGCCCATTCCAAACACGCGCAAATGGCGCGGCAGCGTCCTGGTCGTGCCACAGCATGGCAAGATTGTGCAGGTGGATGTTCAGCTGCCAGCCACGGCCAATATtgccatgctgcgcgatcGCGTAGCGTCGCTTACGCACATAaatccagcgcgccttgccatCGGCGAAGTGTGGTCTCACCACATTTACCGGTGGCTCGCAGAGTACGAGCCCGTGCGCGATATCGCGTCTGGCGACCATGTGTATTTCTGGGAGACTGCACAGGCGTTCACCTTGCCTGCCCCGCTGCGTGGCAACTCGCGGTTCAGCTTCTTCCACCGTGCAAACCGCACGATTGAAGAGATCGAGAAAAGTTTTCCAGCGCCCGCGCAGCCAGACATGATCACGCTTCCTGTCTTTTCCTGCTACGCCCCCGCCGATACGCACGCgactcgacgcgcgcaggGCGAGGGATTTGGGCTGCCGTTCTTTGTCACCATTCCCCGTGCAGCGACGGACAACGCCGAGGCTATTTACGCGGCACTAGAAGCGCAGTACGTGCGGTTCAGCAAATATCCGGACGACATTCCAGCGGAATTTCATGCGCGTCTCCTCCAGTGTTCTGCATTTCGCGTGCACTTTGCCGTTCCCAGTGCACACGAGCCAATGCACCGTGGCGATCAGGCGCCTGAGCTTGGCATGGAGCCGCTTGAGacgcgcattgcgcgttTGCAGAACGCCGACGGGTGGCCAGTCCTGTTCcaaggcggcgcgctgtacTGTATCTGGAATGCtgacgccgccgccgcgctcctccaAGAGACGGCAGAGGACTATGTATGGGGTACTCACGATGTTATCCAGGACGCAGcattccagcgcggcacaaCGGCGCTCAGCAATGGAAAAGGCAAACCGCgactcgcgctcgacgactGCCTGGCCGAATTTATCAAGCCAGAGCAGCTCGGGCAGGACGATTTGTGGTACTGCCCGCACTGCAAGGCATTCCGCGAAGCGATGAAAAAGTTTGATTTGTGGAAAGTACCCGATATCCTCGTCGTACACCTAAAACGCTTCAGTGCTgggcgcatggcgcgcgacaaatTGGATACCTACATCGACTTTCCCATCGAGGGACTCGACCTCACCGAAATGGCCGTCGGCGCCAAGATCATGCGTGACATGCACGAGGAGACACCGCCCGCAGAAACGCAGGTGGGCGATAAATACGTCGTGCCGCACGACCCTCACGACGATGCCGTCGCGGCGGACCAGCCGATCTACGATCTTTACGCCGTCGATAACCATTTCGGCGGCCTCGGGGGGGGCCACTATACCGCTTTCGCCAAAAATCCAACCGATGACCGCTGGTACAACTACGATGATTCCAGCGTGCGCCCCGTCAACGACCCCGAAGCCGTCAAGACGGCCGCTGCCTACCTTTTGTTCTATCGAcgccgcacggcgcgtccTATCGGTGGAAAATCGCGCGATAAGATGCAGGAGAAGCTGCATGCATCGTCTAGCATGGAGCAGCATGCCTCGGATACGTACCTGCACGACACGCCGCTCCCACCGAGCGATTCGGAGTCCAGCTCGGACGAGTCGTCCCAGGAGCGCTCTTCGCCGTAATAGTCACGTGTATCCAATAAAAccgacgcggcgccgctttgcGAAACGGACGATGGGCAACGACGCGACCCAAGCAGAGCATGCAGAAGAGTGGGCCGAGTACGAGATAGATGCCGACAAGATGCTAGAGGAGCACGTGTTAGATAATGCATCCGATGAAGGGCTGCCCACGCTGAGGCTCACGTTCCACGACCAGGACTTTAGCGTTTATTCGGTCGCGAGCGAGTCGGGCGCTGCATTCTTTGCTTGTGAACCGGGCCAAGAGCCGCATGCGGTCCCTGCACCGGAACTGCCTATTGCGCAGGATGCGTACTGGGAGCCACTCGAGTCTCtatttgccgcgctgcgtgtcCCGAACGCGCTCGGCGAATTCCTCGAGGGCAATACGGGACTGCAACTCGCGTTTCCGGACTTGGAAATGAGTGTGCATGAGGACGATATGTATACGCGCGAGGTATCGCTGCACGATATCTTTCGGCTTGCATTGGGGTTCGATATCCGGGCGAGCTTGCACGTAGTGGTGTCGCAAATCCCGAGGTTCATCTCGCGGTACAATGAACTTGCTACGATGATGAATGCCGCAGATGACGCTGCTTGGATTGAGGATGCGGGGAAGGGAGATGAGGATGAGGATGCGGATGAGGATGCGGATGAGGATGCGGATTTGGATGCGGATGAGGATGAGGGTGAGGATGCGGATGAGGATGAGGGTGAGGATGAGGATGAGGAGGTACATGGCGAGGGGGGGGAGGTTGAAGAGACTGCCTGTGTCGACGAAGATGTTAGCATTGCCGAGGTGAACGAGCCTTTCGGCGATGACCGTGCTGGTAGTGAAGCCGGTAATGATGAAGTGCATGCCGGTAATGACCAAGGTGACCAAAAGGGCGGCCAAGTTGAGGTCGATCAAGATAACGGTCAAGTGGATGATCAAGTCGATGATCAAGACAACGGTCAAATCGATGAACAAGTCGACGGTCAAGACAACGGTCAAGACAACGGTCAAGTCGATGGCCAAGTCGACGGTCAAGACAACGGTCAAGTCGACGGTCAAGTCGACGGTCAAGGCGACGGTCAAGTCGACAGTCAAGTCGATGATCAAGTCGATGGCCAAGTCGATGGCCAAGTCAAAGATCAACTCGACGCCCCTGTCGAAATTGACCACATTGGGGTTGACCTAGACGAGATTGACCACATTGGAGCCGATCCAGTCGAGGTCGACCACATCGAGGTCCATGACAAAGGGCTCGGCACGGCTGAAGCCAAAGACGACAAGGCTGCCCACGAGATTGACGTCGAGACCCATGACAATAAAGGTAGTCAAGGCATTGTCACCAATGTCCtcggcgccagcgcaatGGACTCCACTGACAGTCGCACCGAGCCGTCAGAAAAGGGCAACGTCGCCAGCAATGTTACTGCAGACAAACACCCCTCTACTGTCGACACTGCCAGCTCTACCGCTGCAGATGCGGGCACCGACCTCCCCAGCGTTGACACTGCAGGCTCTACAGGCAATGCCACTGCTGCAGATACCACGCTACGAACCCACTCTGATATAAACCCATCGTCTTCGGCGCTACCGGATACCACCCGAGATGCAAATGCCACGCAGGACAGTATGCATATTCCAAACTCggccacgcacgcgcacgctccgtcGGAGTACGATGAAGACATGTCGttccatgcagcgcactATGCCGACAACGATGCAGACCCAAGCGATCCCGCCGCAGCGTATCAAGATGGAACGTACCAAACCCAGCATGGTACGCCATCCGCTCCGCCACGCGCAGGGAAACGTGCTGAGCCGGGTATGGAGACCCAGGAGGACGTACAGGCAGATCTAAAGCGGCCAAGGGTGTGAGCATCGGTATGTATCGCGCGACTGACTTCCCATAGTTCTTTATATATACCCTCTTCAGACCACTTCGCATGCCAATCTACTTCCTTCTCTGCATGCACATGGCATTGGCCGCCACATGGCAAGTCTCTTGCTGTAGCCACACGGTACAGCCTGTCCacatgccgctgcagccCACACGGCTCGGCCCGTGCTGAAATTGGGCAGTTTGACACATTTAACCCTCGTACATGTGGAGGCCTTCAACGCAGATCTTCGTTGCGTATCTACAGCGCTACGGCTAATGTGGCACGGTCTGAGACTCAATTGCATGCACCTTTCGCCTTGCAATTACATTATCCATCCAGCTAGATGTCAGTGCCAAGTGCGCAACGTACTCAATAATAGAATTTGCAAATTTAATCTTAATCGCTCCAGGCTCGAAAAGGTTCTCATGGTAGTTGCCATTGAACGAAGCAAAGGTTGCGTCACACCCGCGCTTTTTCAAATTATCAACCAGGTCCCTAGAGCAGCTCCATTTCGTCACTTTATCGCCCGTCCCGTGTGCAACAAGAATCGggaggcgctgcggccaGCGCTTGTACCCTTCTGACACAAGCTTGGGGCCGTGGCGCAGTGGATCATAAAGACCGCGCGTGTATACTCCCGTATCGCAAAGCGGGTCCTCACGCACAGCCCGGCACACCAACGGATCGCGACACAGGTCGTCGGATGGCGGGCCCAGCGGCagacgcaggcgcggcgcaattcGCAAGAGCACACCCATCAGCGCAACGCCAACAGAAGTCGGGATGGGAAAGTGAATGTCGAGCCACGGCGCAGAAAGCACCACACCAGAAACCAGATCCTTCACCTCCTCTCCGGGCCCCTCTCCGGGCGGGCGCGTAAAGAAACCAGTCGAAATCCCACCGCCCATGCTGTGGCCCATCAAGAAAATTGGGACTGTATCTTTGCCCCAGTCGTCATCCAGCCGCTTGCGTATGAGCCACAGCAGGTGCGAAACGTCGCGAAACTGGTCGGGCCATGTCGTCCAAccgtgcacggcgtccCGGTCATTTGCATCACGCCACGTACGGCCATACCCGCGCTGATCAAAACCAGTAACCTGGTAGTCACGGTCAGCAAACACCTTGAATATATTTGTGTAGCGGCTGATATGCTCGCCAAATCCGTGCACAAATACCACGGCGCCTTTAGGCTTGGACAACTTCTCTGGCGCATTGGCCTCCGTCGGGTACCAGCTCTTTAAAAAATACCAGCGCTCATCGTCCCCTCGAAGATCAAACCACTCTTCCTCCGACACTCCGGGCCGCGCTACCTGCACATCTGGAATATAGTCCATGTCGCAAAGCCAACCAAGCTGAGCGGCCGCCGCGGGGCGAAAACTACACGTGACAAACAACGCCACAAAACACACTCCCAAAAAATAGCGACCAAGGCTAGCCATTTAAAATAATAGTACAAGTGCTAAGGCAGAGGCTACCAAATCAAGGAAATAGTATCCAGATAGTTTagctgcgctcgccgcggagaCGACGGGCAAGAGCCATATCCTTGGGCTGGATAGTCACACGCTTAGCGTGGATGGCGCACAGGTTGGTGTCCTCAAAGAGGGAGACCAGGTAGGCCTCAGAAGCCTCCTGCAAAGCAAGGACGGCAGAGGACTGGAAGCGAAGGTCGGTCTTAAAGTCCTGGGCAATCTCACGCACAAGACGCTGGAAGGGCAGCTTGCGAATAAGGAGCTCAGTGCTCTTCTGGTAGCGACGAATCTCACGAAGAGCGACAGTACCAGGGCGGTAACGATGCGGCTTCTTCACACCACCGGCAGAGGGAGCCGACTTGCGGGCAGCCTTGGTGGCGAGTTGCTTACGGGGGGCCTTGCCACCGGTGGACTTGCGGGCAGTCTGCTTGGTACGCGCCATTTGAAAATAAACTAGACGATGTAGTTGGTAGTAGGAC includes these proteins:
- a CDS encoding uncharacterized protein (EggNog:ENOG503NVGE; COG:K; BUSCO:EOG092625AX), giving the protein MPQRMPGPAPGPPPKPYVKLAGKSHAQSVQRSETTPPPAQQPLATPTTKRGKKHAPEEQGRREKRLRRFEEEQAAFEREQAEDMHTAVASTSLAARFGVIQSLTPPATPPPDPNVIDWDEYTVVGTSQKLEKPYLRLTSAPNPKMVRPLATLRRTLALLRQKWANEGNYAYICDQFKSMRQDLTVQRIKNGFTVEVYETHARIALARGDLGEYNQCQSQLRSLYAYGLPGARLEFLAYRILYLLHTRNQRDVNALMSELDPTAKADPAVAHTLAVRASMRQGNFHRLFALYKDAPNMNAEIMRHFVDRERVHALGVLACSVRPACPISFLVEELRFDAESDARDFLVAQDAALYTEQGQWDTKRAMDALAHAAERHRKVDIKGQL
- the THR1 gene encoding homoserine kinase (EggNog:ENOG503NVIX; COG:E), which gives rise to MSLREFVIKVPCTSSNIGPGFDVLGLSLSLYLKLHVSVDPSKTGQREPVLSYAGQGAKEAPLNPYQNLITRVALYVLRVNKIAQFPAGVTIHVDNDIPFGRGLGSSGAAVVAGIFLGNALGQLDIPRARLLDYALMIERHPDNVTAALVGGFVGSYLRELSPKDTATTQVPLSEVLPEYPHNASASWGTEPPVPPFGIGHFIRYGWAPEIKVIAIVPHFEVLTAEARSVLPKQYASQDVVFNLQRLSVLTAALARSPPDANLIYQAMQDKIHQPYRKHLIPGLARILASVMPTSHPGLLGICLSGAGPTILALATQDMEQIADTICAEFAKEDITCDVKFLDVTQDGATVEE
- the NUF2 gene encoding kinetochore-associated Ndc80 complex subunit nuf2 (COG:D; EggNog:ENOG503NVBG) codes for the protein MPENLVAITSPETFTQLMQQDLNRITLLNFWAPWAQPCEQMNNAITEFAKRYPQIMFMNVEAEEQPDVSESFDVEAVPTIIILRGHTLLSKISGANVAALSESLAVHAAAPPQRAFGGVSHSNVAPQAAPANYEAMQRGPLMNEPLDGTDELLHALPPAMKVDAESPQDTERRCRELMTRSKVMLFIKGRPDMPRCGFSQKTVALLREQKVDFDYYDILSDENVRQKLKQINDWPTFPQIIVNGELIGGLDIVKNYTSFPAVSTEELLSVLNEIGLHVAAEDVVKPQSSMAQKVYTAFLDTLAGTLPESLDAQRDAVVADMEYKEIFSDSVTWLLFFREVRAMMEAATVHDFHLQDLTRPQPKRFKRHMSALVNFFRFRADRLAEFDELVLATEELENKRIALEDGVEEARLAITTTIATRKQQEPHVKQLRQENLAHSDKLLELKKEQGKLLAEVDTLKVEKAEAVQKQTDVQYQLQLLAAELNKLHARLVSHPTELRKQLTELHGQMHSDRASLVEHERKAKELRGKMDVLVQLESDLSACIVAMEQVAAELERASREAHALDEAKATIALHEEEQSTLQRRMEHVENQVQLANTRLERARKTLEEQRAASQARMDDLTARLGEVSRNRRERHALAELRNGESADVERELESVLQEHEAHYAKMQLEKDALCRTASAYMDALTRTIPLEM
- a CDS encoding ubiquitinyl hydrolase 1 (MEROPS:MER0001795; EggNog:ENOG503NU7E; COG:O), which gives rise to MPHKPTELARDEAVESLMNDATLDLGSKRTDPIVAEIEAQRHTAPRSRETWFILPRAWYTLFRTDPMHAPPLDLAPLRDEHSNQIRPGAREGIDYELVPKPAWDTLVARYGLCSTPIACSVVPGVHAHQAPRIELYPPHITLVRFGAANAPSGNSSLRVSAAITLAQLKAKVRAQLALHVPDADMRFVRLPEPLRARAALQRNFLRPAQLHDADPPVEIVEGADTATLAALQLDAPSMLLAVDVRANGTWQWNGAPREAPRHMTRSHTSAALRGLRGLANLGNTCFMNSALQCLSNTPELQEFFAKDVHWEELNAENPLGMGGAIAAAFGRLMQQLWAGNNTAVVPREFKMALARFAPQFTGYAQQDSQELLAFLLDGLHEDLNRILKKPYIEAPDWHGGTEADMVHFARQQWDIYKARNDSVIVDLFQGQYRSTLVCPVCNKVSIKFDPFMYLTLPIPNTRKWRGSVLVVPQHGKIVQVDVQLPATANIAMLRDRVASLTHINPARLAIGEVWSHHIYRWLAEYEPVRDIASGDHVYFWETAQAFTLPAPLRGNSRFSFFHRANRTIEEIEKSFPAPAQPDMITLPVFSCYAPADTHATRRAQGEGFGLPFFVTIPRAATDNAEAIYAALEAQYVRFSKYPDDIPAEFHARLLQCSAFRVHFAVPSAHEPMHRGDQAPELGMEPLETRIARLQNADGWPVLFQGGALYCIWNADAAAALLQETAEDYVWGTHDVIQDAAFQRGTTALSNGKGKPRLALDDCLAEFIKPEQLGQDDLWYCPHCKAFREAMKKFDLWKVPDILVVHLKRFSAGRMARDKLDTYIDFPIEGLDLTEMAVGAKIMRDMHEETPPAETQVGDKYVVPHDPHDDAVAADQPIYDLYAVDNHFGGLGGGHYTAFAKNPTDDRWYNYDDSSVRPVNDPEAVKTAAAYLLFYRRRTARPIGGKSRDKMQEKLHASSSMEQHASDTYLHDTPLPPSDSESSSDESSQERSSP